A single genomic interval of Chitinophaga sp. 180180018-3 harbors:
- a CDS encoding TonB-dependent receptor, translating into MFKINLYLYFILGMPLFAAAQHKISGRVTDSRKNPLPGVNVAVKGTYDGATSGADGAFTFTTSTKGEQVLAATLTGYQPLELKVNTDTDQQLNIILKNAVNALRVVTISAGSFEASDDKKGTVLKPLDIVTTAGAGADIVNAIKTLPGTQQTNDREGLFVRGGTGYETQTLIDGMLVRNPFYSSLPDIPGRGRFSPFLFKGTTFSSGGYSAQYGQGLSSALILESTDLPERSSSSVGVSVIGANAGIDNLSKDKKTSYGVEADYTNLAPYFNVVKPKQIPNLGPEVIGTSANFRRKTSATGMLKFYGYANWSNMGFNTDSYEYPGAKESFQLRNNNVYTNMTYRENIGNNWHVYAGISFSSNTDNIRTDTMPKDPVPNRIRVRSDLSQSKLMLYKNLGRFSVIRFGGEYQYAVEQSAFNGNRAGYVDNYTAAFAEGDVYFTPSFVGRVGGRAEYSSVLGKMDFAPRVSLAYKVDNYSQFSVAYGDYYQKPEPQYLRFDRWLGYMKATHYIASFQRVASDYTFRTELFYKKYSDLVKTVPGYNNNGSGYAQGVEVFWRDRKTFKNVDYWISYSYLDTKRDYLNYPYRVQPDFAANHTASLVYKHFLPKLSTNLGLTYTFATGRPYYNPNQPVDKFMSDRTISYNSVGVSASYLTNIRKAFTIFVLSVSNVLDNKQVFGYHYSTDGLRRDEITPNVPRFIYLGMFMNFGIDRRQDVINNL; encoded by the coding sequence ATGTTTAAAATCAACCTTTATCTATACTTCATCCTGGGCATGCCACTGTTCGCTGCCGCGCAGCATAAGATCAGCGGCAGGGTGACGGATAGCAGGAAGAATCCGTTGCCCGGCGTAAACGTGGCGGTGAAGGGTACCTATGATGGCGCAACTTCCGGAGCGGATGGCGCTTTTACGTTCACTACTTCAACCAAAGGAGAGCAGGTACTGGCAGCAACCCTGACAGGTTACCAGCCGCTGGAGCTGAAGGTAAACACAGATACTGATCAGCAGCTCAATATTATTCTGAAGAATGCAGTGAATGCCTTGCGGGTGGTAACCATTTCCGCCGGCAGTTTTGAGGCGAGTGATGATAAGAAAGGAACCGTACTGAAACCGCTGGATATTGTTACTACAGCTGGTGCGGGAGCTGATATAGTGAACGCAATTAAGACATTACCGGGTACGCAACAAACAAACGACCGTGAAGGTCTTTTTGTACGTGGAGGAACCGGGTATGAAACTCAAACGCTGATAGATGGTATGTTAGTTAGGAATCCTTTCTATAGTAGTTTGCCGGATATTCCGGGCCGCGGACGTTTTTCGCCATTTCTTTTTAAAGGCACCACTTTTAGCAGCGGTGGTTATTCCGCGCAATACGGGCAAGGCCTTTCATCTGCGTTGATCCTCGAATCCACTGATCTGCCGGAGCGTTCGTCTTCGTCCGTGGGTGTATCTGTGATTGGTGCCAATGCCGGGATCGATAATTTGTCGAAAGACAAAAAAACTTCCTATGGCGTAGAGGCTGATTACACTAATCTGGCGCCTTATTTTAATGTGGTGAAACCTAAGCAGATACCTAACCTGGGTCCTGAAGTGATTGGGACGTCTGCGAATTTCCGCCGGAAAACATCTGCTACCGGAATGCTTAAATTTTATGGTTATGCCAACTGGTCGAATATGGGATTTAATACAGACAGTTATGAATATCCAGGGGCTAAGGAGTCGTTTCAGCTTCGTAACAATAACGTATATACGAATATGACTTACCGGGAGAATATCGGTAACAACTGGCACGTATATGCGGGCATTTCCTTTAGCAGTAATACCGATAATATCCGGACAGATACGATGCCTAAAGATCCTGTTCCCAACCGTATCAGGGTACGGTCGGACCTGAGCCAGTCGAAGCTGATGCTGTATAAAAACCTCGGCCGTTTTTCTGTTATCCGTTTCGGAGGGGAATACCAATACGCCGTTGAGCAGTCGGCCTTTAACGGTAATAGGGCTGGTTACGTTGATAATTATACCGCCGCTTTTGCCGAAGGGGACGTTTACTTTACTCCGAGCTTTGTAGGCCGGGTCGGCGGACGTGCGGAGTACAGTTCTGTATTAGGCAAAATGGATTTTGCTCCCCGCGTTTCGCTGGCGTATAAAGTGGATAATTACAGTCAGTTCTCCGTGGCCTATGGCGATTATTATCAGAAACCGGAGCCGCAGTATCTCCGATTCGACCGCTGGCTGGGCTATATGAAAGCCACCCATTATATAGCGAGTTTTCAGCGCGTAGCCAGCGATTATACTTTCCGGACAGAGTTGTTTTATAAGAAGTACAGTGACCTGGTTAAAACAGTGCCGGGATATAATAACAATGGAAGCGGGTACGCTCAGGGAGTGGAAGTTTTCTGGCGCGACCGTAAAACTTTCAAGAATGTGGATTACTGGATCTCTTACTCTTATCTTGATACCAAGCGCGATTACCTGAATTACCCTTACCGGGTGCAACCTGATTTTGCAGCCAATCATACGGCCAGCCTCGTGTATAAGCACTTTCTGCCTAAGCTCAGCACAAACCTGGGATTGACGTACACCTTTGCAACGGGCCGTCCTTACTATAATCCGAATCAGCCGGTGGATAAATTCATGTCTGACCGAACTATAAGCTATAATTCGGTAGGCGTAAGCGCCAGCTATCTGACCAATATCCGGAAGGCATTTACCATTTTTGTGTTGTCGGTAAGCAATGTGCTGGATAATAAGCAGGTGTTCGGATATCATTACTCAACCGATGGCCTGCGCCGGGATGAGATTACTCCCAATGTACCACGATTTATTTACCTGGGAATGTTTATGAATTTTGGCATAGACAGAAGACAGGATGTTATTAATAACCTCTAA